From Streptosporangium album, the proteins below share one genomic window:
- a CDS encoding pyridoxal phosphate-dependent decarboxylase family protein — protein sequence MIWNVEEFVRAATVTVEGLAAYVDESQRGGSPVLGRRPPRELAEKLGLVRWIREGGMTPESYAEFLAAYLDEGTRLHHPAHLGHQVAAPDFPAALADFVHGAANNPMAIYEMGASAATVEFEVLRWMLDTVGFGDTGGGVLTHGGSLANLTALLAARAAAAPDAWTDGVPADLALLAPASAHYSLTRAAAILGLGERAVMPLDVDALGRIEVTRLPDALDRVRRAGRRPMALVAGACATGTGLHDDLRGIGEFCAETGVWFHVDGAHGASALLSEEHRHLLDGIELADSLIWDAHKMLRTSSLAAAVLTRRESDLDAAFQQRASYLFYGDQGSDLIGRTVECSKAELGLKVFLNLAWRGERGLGDHVARQYATARRFWELARQRPGFTCPYEPESNIVCFRYGTGDQVEIRERLMEDGAFQLTSAEIDGVRHLRIAVMAPATDDKTLEALLDRIGEEGRQTSR from the coding sequence GTGATCTGGAACGTTGAGGAGTTCGTACGCGCCGCCACCGTGACAGTCGAGGGGCTGGCCGCCTACGTGGACGAGAGCCAGCGTGGCGGCTCGCCCGTTCTGGGCCGTCGCCCGCCGCGTGAGCTGGCCGAGAAGCTGGGACTCGTCCGGTGGATCCGCGAGGGCGGGATGACGCCGGAGAGCTACGCCGAATTCCTGGCCGCCTATTTGGACGAGGGGACCCGGCTCCATCACCCCGCCCACCTGGGCCACCAGGTCGCCGCCCCCGACTTCCCCGCCGCGCTCGCCGACTTCGTGCACGGCGCCGCCAACAACCCCATGGCGATCTACGAGATGGGCGCCTCGGCCGCGACCGTCGAGTTCGAGGTCCTGCGCTGGATGCTGGACACGGTGGGTTTCGGCGACACCGGCGGCGGGGTGCTCACCCACGGCGGTTCGCTGGCCAATCTCACCGCGCTGCTGGCCGCGCGGGCGGCCGCCGCACCGGACGCGTGGACCGACGGTGTCCCCGCCGACCTCGCGCTGCTCGCGCCCGCGTCGGCGCACTACTCGCTCACCCGCGCCGCGGCGATCCTCGGGCTGGGGGAACGGGCCGTCATGCCGCTGGACGTCGACGCGCTGGGCAGGATCGAGGTCACCCGCCTGCCCGACGCCCTGGACCGGGTACGGCGGGCGGGACGGCGGCCGATGGCCCTGGTGGCCGGTGCCTGCGCGACGGGGACCGGGCTCCACGACGACCTGCGTGGCATCGGGGAGTTCTGCGCCGAAACCGGCGTCTGGTTCCACGTGGACGGGGCCCACGGGGCGTCGGCACTGCTCAGCGAGGAGCACCGGCACCTGCTCGACGGGATCGAGCTGGCCGACTCCCTCATCTGGGACGCGCACAAGATGCTGCGGACCTCCAGCCTGGCGGCGGCCGTACTGACCAGGCGGGAGAGCGACCTGGACGCGGCCTTCCAGCAACGGGCGAGCTACCTGTTCTACGGCGACCAGGGCTCCGACCTGATCGGCAGGACCGTGGAGTGCAGCAAGGCCGAGCTGGGCCTGAAGGTCTTCCTCAACCTGGCCTGGCGGGGCGAGCGGGGCCTGGGTGACCACGTCGCGCGGCAGTACGCCACCGCCCGCCGTTTCTGGGAGCTGGCCCGGCAGCGCCCCGGCTTCACCTGCCCCTACGAGCCGGAGAGCAACATCGTCTGTTTCCGGTACGGCACCGGCGACCAGGTGGAGATCCGCGAGCGGCTGATGGAGGACGGCGCCTTCCAGCTCACCTCGGCCGAGATCGACGGCGTCCGCCACCTGCGGATCGCCGTGATGGCCCCCGCCACGGACGACAAGACGCTGGAGGCGCTGCTCGACCGGATCGGTGAGGAGGGGCGTCAGACCAGCCGGTGA
- a CDS encoding winged helix-turn-helix transcriptional regulator, protein MSVGHIAVTTEPVVSCGGEHEDCGIREVLDRIGDKWSVLVVVELAQGMHRFRQLQRAVPGISQRMLTLTVRRLERDGLVSRTVHPTVPPQVEYELTETGHSLTHLVKALADWSAEHRDGIAASRRAWDTANPDSDIH, encoded by the coding sequence ATGTCAGTTGGGCACATCGCGGTAACCACCGAACCGGTCGTCTCCTGCGGAGGAGAGCACGAGGACTGCGGCATCCGCGAGGTTCTCGACCGGATCGGCGACAAATGGTCGGTGCTGGTCGTCGTCGAGCTGGCCCAGGGCATGCACCGGTTCCGGCAGCTCCAGCGGGCGGTCCCCGGCATCTCCCAGCGGATGCTCACCCTGACCGTCCGGCGCCTGGAACGCGACGGCCTGGTCTCCAGGACCGTCCATCCCACGGTCCCGCCGCAGGTCGAGTACGAGCTGACGGAGACCGGCCACAGCCTCACCCACCTGGTGAAGGCCCTGGCCGACTGGTCGGCCGAACACCGTGACGGCATCGCCGCGTCCCGACGTGCCTGGGACACGGCCAACCCCGACTCCGACATCCACTGA
- a CDS encoding NAD(P)H-binding protein — MILITGATGALGGLVAARLSGRDDVVLGTRDPRQAPGGLPVRRVDFDDPDSLSDGFAGVDTLLLVSAGYGEDDVVVARHGAAIEAAEKAGIGHIVYTSLSAAGDHLTYALAHRWTERRLREGDATWTVLRNGLYAELLATLTPVVDGRVTAPLGQGRLAAVAREDLADVAARVVVDARAHAGRTYELVGEEAVGGADLARALTAATGSAVSYEPGTLAEARAAFAVSGLEPLQVPMLVTTYSSIANGFMAETESDLRALLGRAPRSALTVVTGSASR; from the coding sequence ATGATTCTCATCACCGGCGCCACGGGCGCCCTCGGCGGACTCGTCGCCGCACGGCTCTCCGGACGCGACGACGTCGTGCTCGGCACCCGTGATCCCCGGCAGGCCCCGGGAGGGCTCCCGGTCCGCCGTGTCGACTTCGACGACCCCGACTCCCTGTCGGACGGCTTCGCCGGGGTGGACACGCTGCTGCTCGTCTCGGCCGGCTACGGCGAGGACGACGTGGTCGTCGCCCGGCACGGCGCGGCGATCGAGGCCGCGGAGAAAGCCGGGATCGGGCACATCGTCTACACCAGCCTGAGCGCCGCCGGTGACCACCTGACCTACGCCCTCGCCCACCGCTGGACCGAGCGCAGGCTCCGGGAGGGAGACGCGACCTGGACGGTCCTGCGCAACGGCCTCTACGCCGAACTGCTCGCCACGCTCACCCCCGTCGTGGACGGGAGGGTCACCGCACCCCTGGGACAGGGCAGGCTGGCCGCGGTCGCCAGGGAGGACCTCGCCGACGTCGCGGCCCGCGTGGTCGTCGACGCCCGGGCGCACGCGGGCCGGACCTACGAGCTCGTCGGCGAGGAGGCCGTCGGCGGCGCCGATCTCGCCCGCGCCCTCACCGCCGCCACCGGGAGCGCCGTCTCCTATGAGCCCGGTACCCTCGCCGAGGCCCGTGCGGCCTTCGCGGTCTCCGGCCTGGAGCCGCTCCAGGTCCCGATGCTGGTGACCACGTATTCCAGCATCGCGAACGGGTTCATGGCGGAGACGGAGAGCGACCTGCGGGCCCTGCTCGGCCGGGCTCCCCGCTCCGCCCTGACGGTCGTCACCGGGAGTGCCTCCCGGTGA
- a CDS encoding DUF885 family protein — MSELDGRLRAVCDMAMADSREMAGRHEYDGMIQDLSPEGVRAGLAALGKGALPDDPHDAAHLEIFEVATRVRFGELELHRRSPLEHLSNLDLATYDREYAPVAERSAARLAHLARWPEAVDNAIASLDLLSAPVATALLGAVRGLAAGVPKDAEGSAREAALKAHARLLEHVEEASRSGDPDASLGAEGLSLLMGAGDGLPVDLGALAARADAERDRLMARLTESCAKLGMVDRPPLDVSRELVRDHPGIDGVLDAARVGAERAIAFTREKDLVPYHDGECRVGLAPESRRWAMAMMSWAAPGEPEGPSWYHVTPPAPSWPERDIEEWLKVFSATTLPAINVHEVAPGHFSHGRALRHAPSDVRRTLMSMAFAEGWAHYAEELCVEEGFAPDDPRFEIGVWLEALIRVTRLACAIGVHTGSMTVEEGARRFEADTHIAGPAAMSEAARATFDPTYGRYTWGKLEILALRERARTEWGASFTLKRFHTAMLDLGSPPLGLLARAL, encoded by the coding sequence ATGAGCGAACTGGACGGTCGCCTGCGGGCGGTGTGTGACATGGCCATGGCCGACTCCCGGGAGATGGCCGGGCGGCACGAGTACGACGGGATGATCCAAGACCTGTCACCCGAGGGTGTGCGTGCCGGATTGGCCGCGCTCGGGAAGGGGGCGCTGCCGGACGATCCGCACGACGCCGCCCATCTGGAGATCTTCGAGGTGGCCACCCGGGTCAGGTTCGGCGAGCTGGAGCTGCACCGGCGCAGCCCGCTGGAGCATCTGAGCAACCTCGACCTGGCCACCTACGACCGGGAGTACGCCCCGGTGGCCGAGCGGTCCGCCGCCAGGCTGGCCCATCTCGCGCGCTGGCCCGAGGCCGTGGACAACGCGATCGCCTCGCTCGACCTGCTCAGCGCGCCGGTCGCCACCGCGCTGCTGGGGGCCGTACGGGGACTGGCGGCCGGGGTGCCGAAGGACGCGGAGGGGTCTGCGCGCGAGGCGGCGCTGAAGGCGCACGCCCGCCTGCTGGAGCACGTCGAGGAGGCCTCGCGCTCCGGGGACCCGGACGCCTCCCTCGGCGCCGAGGGCCTGTCCCTGCTGATGGGCGCCGGTGACGGGCTCCCGGTGGACCTCGGTGCCCTCGCCGCGCGGGCCGACGCCGAGCGCGACCGGCTCATGGCGCGGCTCACCGAGTCGTGCGCGAAGCTGGGCATGGTTGACCGGCCGCCGCTGGACGTCTCGCGCGAGCTGGTCCGCGACCACCCGGGCATCGACGGCGTGCTCGACGCGGCGCGGGTGGGGGCCGAGCGCGCGATCGCCTTCACCAGGGAGAAGGACCTGGTCCCCTACCACGACGGGGAGTGCCGGGTCGGCCTGGCCCCCGAGTCGCGCCGCTGGGCGATGGCGATGATGAGCTGGGCCGCGCCCGGCGAGCCCGAGGGCCCGTCGTGGTACCACGTCACCCCGCCCGCCCCCTCCTGGCCGGAGCGTGACATCGAGGAGTGGCTGAAGGTCTTCAGCGCCACCACGCTGCCCGCGATCAACGTGCACGAGGTCGCCCCGGGGCACTTCTCGCACGGCCGCGCTCTGCGCCACGCCCCCTCCGACGTGCGGCGGACGCTGATGTCCATGGCGTTCGCCGAGGGATGGGCGCACTACGCCGAGGAGCTCTGTGTCGAGGAGGGCTTCGCGCCCGACGACCCGCGCTTCGAGATCGGCGTGTGGCTGGAGGCGCTGATCCGGGTGACCCGGCTGGCCTGCGCCATCGGCGTGCACACCGGCTCGATGACCGTCGAGGAGGGCGCCCGCCGCTTCGAGGCCGACACCCACATCGCCGGTCCCGCCGCGATGTCGGAGGCGGCACGGGCCACCTTCGATCCGACCTACGGCCGCTACACCTGGGGCAAGCTGGAGATCCTCGCCCTGCGCGAGCGGGCCAGGACCGAGTGGGGCGCCTCCTTCACGCTCAAGCGTTTCCACACCGCGATGCTCGACCTCGGCTCCCCGCCCCTCGGCCTCCTCGCCCGCGCACTCTAG